From the genome of Mixophyes fleayi isolate aMixFle1 chromosome 2, aMixFle1.hap1, whole genome shotgun sequence, one region includes:
- the GPR156 gene encoding putative G-protein coupled receptor 156 yields MSPRYKLCLTSPAGNYISSQELANLRELVEELPQKPQCPLPQALSLPGTVEAPERPQISVAVHGVLGFLLSCGLLLSLLFFIFTVRFRRNRIVKMSSPNLNLVTVLGSVLAYISAFMFAVQENTVSMETVIQVRISLLYIGVTLVFGPLLGKSWRLHRVFTHRVPDKRVIIKDLTLLGLEAGLLFIDSLLLLTWVLSDPVLCTHNVIASIKAADQGTVCAVTRTHFCSSLYADFWIALLLGFKGVLLVSSTYLAGLTRSISTPPVNQSLAIMVSSILVIVCTGIVFLVSRFFHTWSSLVYGVTSGSILVCTATINCLIFIPQLLQWRQFEEEPSQTNVQMAKYFNSPSKSMRSMYSEEQIYHLLGENTSMRRLLTEKNIVIESLQEQVTNAKEKLVQLLKSECKMTTDISAISASSPAIQQPKAPSDEPTNNAENKGPANGDPDDNTNHGLCDQPVQEHAALKPNDEDFQPPSEESCGLQGSVLPSPNCSIAKQETEMATMSSNVNFADNAFKSQHKRTDKVVDSTVEAWEPLARKVNYVSSEKLQDILRGLSIETLSGCGKLSPRRQRHASHSVHRETTPHSTEGFRNICLSLSPYVTRRRRGHGYGCRNVARFSQSFRAMPPHVRCFTNQGARDRSNVANMHRDDILNPTHEIRLDEINNDPTRTIEFCFQAEERVPENGGLWITKLSDPPNPSKGSSRVTIWNRTDPDPQSTLRSQTPLSESDSSSSEETLCYCHRPYCDICSMNTWESSDSCNTEPETADHLHGWAKHHNNSQPVINFKEDLEPTFV; encoded by the exons ATGTCTCCACGTTACAAGCTGTGTCTGACATCTCCTGCTGGGAATTATATCAGCTCACAGGAACTTGCCAATCTCAGAGAGTTAGTGGAGGAACTACCCCAGAAACCTCAATGTCCGCTGCCCCAGGCACTCAGTCTGCCGGGCACCGTGGAG GCACCAGAGAGGCCACAGATCTCAGTTGCCGTCCACGGTGTTCTGGGGTTCCTGCTCAGCTGTGGactcctcctgtctctcctcttcttcatcttcacCGTACGATTCCGCAGAAACAG GATAGTGAAGATGTCCAGCCCCAACCTGAACTTGGTGACCGTGCTGGGCAGCGTCTTGGCGTACATCAGCGCTTTCATGTTTGCGGTGCAGGAAAACACGGTCTCCATGGAGACTGTTATCCAG GTCCGGATCAGCCTCCTGTACATCGGCGTCACTCTGGTGTTTGGACCATTGTTGGGGAAGAGTTGGAGACTTCATCGGGTGTTTACACACAGAGTCCCAGATAAACGCGTG ATTATAAAGGACCTAACCCTGCTAGGCCTGGAAGCTGGCCTCCTGTTTATTGACTCCTTGCTGCTACTTACATGGGTTCTGTCTGACCCAGTTCTCTGTACCCACAATGTGATCGCCAGCATCAAG GCCGCTGATCAGGGCACAGTCTGTGCAGTGACAAGAACACATTTCTGTTCATCCCTGTACGCTGACTTCTGGATAGCTCTCCTGCTGGGATTCAAG GGTGTCCTTCTGGTTTCCAGCACTTATTTGGCCGGTCTGACCAGGAGTATCAGTACGCCACCAGTTAACCAGTCTCTGGCCATTATGGTTAGCAGCATCCTTGTGATTGTGTGCACTGGGATCGTCTTCTTAGTCTCTCGATTCTTCCACACCTGGAGCAGTCTGGTCTACGGAGTGACGTCTGGAAGCATCCTGGTCTGTACCGCCACCATCAACTGCCTCATCTTCATTCCACAG CTGTTGCAGTGGAGGCAGTTTGAGGAAGAGCCAAGTCAGACTAATGTCCAGATGGCCAAATATTTCAACAGTCCCAGCAAGAGCATGAGGTCGATGTACAGCGAGGAGCAAATCTACCACCTGTTGGGTGAAAACACATCAATGAGGCGTCTGCTGACCGAG AAAAACATAGTGATAGAAAGCCTACAGGAGCAAGTGACAAATGCCAAGGAGAAGCTGGTCCAACTCTTGAAGTCAGAATGCAAAATGACCACAGACATTTCTGCTATATCTGCTTCCTCACCGGCTATTCAGCAGCCCAAAGCTCCTTCCGATGAACCCACCAACAATGCAGAAAACAAGGGACCAGCGAATGGTGATCCAGACGATAACACAAACCATGGTCTGTGTGACCAGCCAGTTCAGGAACATGCTGCTTTGAAACCTAATGATGAAGACTTCCAGCCCCCTTCTGAGGAAAGTTGTGGATTACAAGGCAGTGTCCTCCCATCCCCTAACTGCTCCATCGCaaaacaggagactgaaatggCCACTATGTCTAGCAATGTGAACTTTGCAGACAATGCCTTCAAATCTCAACACAAGCGCACAGACAAAGTAGTAGATAGCACAGTCGAGGCTTGGGAACCGTTGGCAAGAAAGGTGAACTATGTTAGCAGCGAGAAGCTGCAGGACATCCTCAGGGGACTCAGCATAGAGACTTTGTCAGGATGTGGTAAGTTGTCTCCACGGAGGCAGAGACATGCTAGCCACAGTGTCCACAGGGAGACCACACCACATTCTACTGAAGGGTTCCGCAACATTTGCCTTAGTTTGTCCCCTTACGTAACACGGAGAAGGCGGGGTCATGGATATGGTTGTAGAAATGTTGCCCGTTTCTCACAGAGCTTTAGGGCAATGCCACCCCATGTGCGCTGTTTCACAAACCAGGGAGCCAGAGACAGATCTAATGTAGCAAACATGCACAGAGATGACATTTTAAATCCCACGCATGAGATAAGACTGGATGAAATTAACAATGATCCAACAAGGACCATAGAGTTCTGCTTTCAAGCTGAAGAAAGGGTCCCAGAGAATGGTGGTCTATGGATAACAAAGTTATCAGACCCTCCAAATCCTTCTAAGGGATCTAGTCGTGTTACCATTTGGAACCGCACAGATCCAGACCCACAGTCGACTCTCAGATCCCAAACCCCCTTATCCGAGTCGGACTCAAGTAGCTCAGAGGAGACTTTGTGCTACTGCCACAGGCCATACTGCGACATCTGTTCTATGAATACATGGGAGTCTAGTGACAGCTGTAACACGGAGCCGGAGACTGCAGACCACCTGCATGGCTGGGCAAAGCATCACAACAATTCCCAGCCGGTCATAAACTTTAAGGAGGACCTTGAACCAActtttgtttga